Part of the Pseudomonas sp. Leaf58 genome is shown below.
CGTTGCGGTAACCCTGACAGTTATCAATACTGGCGCCGATTTTTCGACCAACAAGAACATCAAAACCGTGGAACCTTAGCAATGAGCACAGCAATCAGTCCGACTGCTTATAACTATAAGGTCGTCCGCCAGTTCGCCATCATGACGGTGGTCTGGGGGATCCTTGGCATGGGCCTCGGCGTCTTCATCGCCTCGCAGCTGGTGTGGCCGCAACTGAACCTGGACCTGCCCTGGACCAGCTTCGGCCGCCTGCGCCCGCTGCACACCAACCTGGTGATCTTCGCCTTCGGGGGCTGTGCGCTGTTCGGCACCAGCTACTACGTGGTGCAGCGCACCTGCCAAACCCGGCTGATCTCCGACAGCATGGCCGCCTTCACCTTCTGGGGTTGGCAGGCGGTGATCGTCGGCGCGCTGATCACCCTGCCGATGGGCTACACCACCACCAAGGAATACGCTGAGCTCGAGTGGCCGCTGGCGATCCTGCTGGCCGTCGTCTGGGTCACCTACGGCTTGGTGTTCTTCGGCACCATCGTCAAGCGCAAGACCAAGCACATCTATGTCGGCAACTGGTTCTACGGTGCCTTCATCGTGGTGACCGCGATGCTGCACATCGTCAACCACATCTCGCTGCCGGTGAGCCTGTTCAAGTCGTACTCGGCCTACTCCGGCGCCACCGACGCGATGATCCAGTGGTGGTACGGCCACAACGCCGTAGGTTTCTTCCTCACCACCGGCTTCCTGGGGATGATGTACTACTTCGTGCCCAAGCAAGCCGAACGGCCGATCTACTCGTACCGCCTGTCGATCGTGCACTTCTGGGCGCTGATCACCCTGTACATCTGGGCTGGCCCGCACCACCTGCACTACACCGCCCTGCCTGACTGGGCGCAGTCGCTGGGCATGGTGATGTCGATCATCCTGCTGGCACCCAGCTGGGGCGGCATGATCAACGGCATGATGACCCTGTCGGGCGCCTGGCACAAACTGCGCACCGACCCGATCCTGCGCTTCCTGGTGGTGTCGCTGGCGTTCTACGGCATGTCCACCTTCGAAGGCCCGATGATGGCCATCAAGACCGTGAACTCGCTGTCGCACTACACCGACTGGACCATCGGCCATGTCCACGCTGGCGCCCTCGGCTGGGTAGCAATGATCTCGATCGGTGCCGTGTACCACATGATTCCGCGCTTGTATGGCCGCGAGCAGATGCACAGTGTCGGGCTGATCAACGCGCACTTCTGGCTGGCCACCATCGGCACCGTGCTGTACATCGCTTCGATGTGGGTCAACGGCATCACCCAAGGCCTGATGTGGCGCGCCATCAACGATGACGGCACCCTCACCTACTCGTTCGTCGAAGCCCTGCAGGCCAGCCACCCCGGCTATATCGTCCGCGCCCTGGGCGGTGCGTTCTTCGCCAGCGGCATGCTGCTGATGGCCTACAACGTGTTCCGTACCGTACGTGCCGCCAACCCGGTACAGGCTGAGGAAGCCGCCAAGATCGTCGTCGTGGGAGCGCACTGATGAAGCATGAAGCCGTCGAGAAGAACATAGGCCTGCTGGCCTTCTTCATGGTCATCGCCGTGAGCGTTGGTGGCCTGACCCAGATCGTCCCGCTGTTTTTCCAGGACGTTACCAACAAGCCGGTCGAGGGCATGAAGCCGCGTACCGCGCTGGAACTTGAAGGCCGCGACATCTACATCCGCGAAGGCTGCGTAGGCTGCCACTCGCAGATGATTCGCCCGTTCCGCGCCGAAACCGAACGCTACGGCCACTACTCGGTAGCCGGTGAAAGCGTGTGGGACCACCCGTTCCTGTGGGGCTCCAAGCGGACCGGGCCAGACCTCGCCCGGGTGGGTGGCCGCTATTCCGATGACTGGCACCGTGCGCACCTGTACAACCCGCGCAACGTGGTACCTGAGTCGAAGATGCCGTCCTACCCGTGGCTGGTCGAGAACAAGCTCGACGGCAAGGACACCGCGAAGAAAATGGAAGTGCTGCGCACCCTCGGCACCCCCTACACCGACGCCGACATTGCCGGCGCCCGTGACGCGGTCAAGGGCAAGACCGAAATGGACGCCATCGTCGCGTACCTGCAGGGTCTTGGCACCATCATCAAAAGCAAACGGTGACGCTGATGGATATCGGGATGATTCGCGGCCTGGGCACCGTCGTGGTGATGGTGGCCTTCGTGGGCCTGGCGCTGTGGGTGTTCAACCCACGGCGTAAAAAGGATTTCGACGAAGCGACCCAACTGCCCTTCGCGGATGACCCCGAGGCCAGCCGGCACGTCGAGCAAGCAAAAGCTTCTGGGAGCAAACAACAATGACAACCTTCTGGAGTCTGTACGTTACCGTCCTGACCCTGGGCACCATCTTCTCGTTGACCTGGCTGCTGCTGTCCACCCGCAAGGGCCAGCGCGAAGAGGTCACCGACGAAACCGTCGGGCATGCCTTCGATGGCATCGAGGAATACGACAACCCGCTGCCAAAATGGTGGTTCTGGCTGTTCGTCGGCACCATCATCTTCGCCCTCGGCTACCTGGTGTTGTACCCGGGTCTGGGCAACTGGAAAGGCATTTTGCCGGGCTACTCGTACCTGGATAACGACAAGCAGACCGAGTTCGCCAATGGCCAGCCGGGCTGGACTGGCGTACACGAGTGGGAAAAGGAAATGGCCAAGGCCGACGCCCGCTTCGGGCCGATCTTCGCCAAGTTCGCGGCCATGCCCATCGAGGCAGTAGCCAAGGACCCGCAAGCCCTGAAGATGGGTGCGCGGCTGTTCGCCTCCAACTGCTCGGTGTGCCATGGCTCCGATGCCAAGGGTGCCTTCGGCTTCCCCAACCTGACCGACAACGACTGGCGTTGGGGTGGCGAGCCGGACACCATCAAGACCACCATCATGGGCGGTCGCCATGGCGTGATGCCGGCCTGGGCCGAGGTGATCGGTGATCAGGGCGTGGCTGACGTGGCGGCGTTCGTGGTCAGCAAGCTGGATGGCCGCACGCTGCCAGAAGGCGCGAAGGCCGATGTCGACAACGGGCAGAAGATCTTCGCGGCCAATTGCGTGGCCTGCCACGGGCCGGAAGGCAAGGGTACGCCAGCCATGGGCGCGCCTAACCTGACGCACCCGCAGGCGTTCATCTACGGTTCGAGCTTTGCCCAGCTGCAGCAGACCATCCGCTATGGTCGCCAGGGGCAGATGCCGGCACAGGAACAACTGCAGGGTAATGACAAGGTGCACCTGCTGGCGGCTTATGTTTACAGCCTGTCGCATCAGGGTGAGCCTACCAAGGCTGAGTAAGGCAGGCCTGGCCTATTCGCGGCTAAAGCCGCTCCTACAACGATCACGGTCACTTGTAGGAGCGGCTTTAGCCGCGAATAGGCCGGTGCAGCATTTCTCACAGGCAAATGACCTGGATCAATTGACACCCGCCATAACACGATTCATGCCACGAACCCAATGCGACTAAAGGTCGCAGCGCGACCCCATACTGCCATCAGCGGCGTATCATGGGTCGCAGAGCGCTAGCAGATTGCGCGAGACTGCGGCCGGCACGCACTGGCCGCGGCGTTTCTCCACTGCCGTGGGACTTGATGATGAGCAAGCAAATTCCGGTACATGACGTCACCCCGCCTGCCAGCAAAGGGAAGGATTCCGTCGACCTCTACGCCTCGCGCGAAAAAATCTACACCCGCGCCTTCACCGGCCTGTTCCGTCGCCTGCGCATGGTCGGCGGTGCGGTGCTGTTCCTGCTGTACTTCGGCACCGTGTGGCTGAACTGGGGCGGCCACCAAGCGGTGTGGTGGAACCTGCCCGAGCGCAAGTTCTACATCTTCGGCGCCACTATCTGGCCGCAAGACTTCATCCTGCTCTCGGGCATCCTAATCGTCGCCGCCTTCGGCCTGTTCTTCGTGACGGTCTACGCCGGCCGGGTGTGGTGCGGCTACACCTGCCCGCAAAGCGTGTGGACGTGGATTTTCATGTGGTGCGAAAAAGTCACCGAAGGTGACCGCAACCAGCGCATGAAGCTCGACAAAGCCCCCATGAGCAGCAACAAGTTCCTGCGCAAATTCGCCAAGCACAGCCTGTGGCTGCTGATCGGGTTTGTCACCGGCATGACCTTCGTCGGCTATTTCTCGCCGATCCGTGAACTGGTCATCGAGTTCTTCACCGGCCAGGCTGACGGCTGGGCTTATTTCTGGGTCGGCTTCTTTACCCTCGCCACCTACGGCAATGCCGGCTGGCTGCGCGAGCAGGTGTGCGTGTACATGTGCCCGTATGCACGCTTCCAGAGCGTGATGTTCGACAAAGACACCCTGATCGTGTCCTACGACCCGCGCCGTGGTGAAACCCGCGGGCCACGCAAGAAAGACGCTGACTACAAGGCCCAAGGCTTGGGTGACTGCATCGATTGCACGATGTGCGTGCAGGTCTGCCCCACCGGCATCGACATCCGTGACGGCCTGCAGATCGAGTGCATCGGCTGCGCCGCGTGCATCGACGCCTGTGACAGCATCATGGACAAGATGAACTACCCCAAAGGGCTGATCAGCTACACCACCGAGCACAACCTGTCCGGGCAAAAAACCCACATGCTGCGGCCGCGCCTGATCGGTTATGCGCTGGTGTTGCTGGTGATGATCATCGGCCTGGCCACGGCCTTCGCCACGCGCTCGCTGGTCGGTTTCGACGTCAGCAAGGACCGCGTGCTGTACCGCGAAAACGCCCAGGGTCGGATCGAGAACGTGTACAGCCTGAAAGTGATGAACAAAGACCAACGCGACCACGTCTACGTGCTGGACGCCGCCGGCCTGCCGGACCTGAAGCTCGAAGGCCAGCGGGAGATCCGCGTAGCGGCCGGCGATATCGTCAGCCTGCCGGTGCAGTTGTCGGTCGCCCCCGAGAAGCTGCCATCGACCACCAACGAAATCACCTTCATCCTCAAAAGCGCCGACGACAGCGACGCCAAGGTTGAAGCCAAGAGCCGCTTCATCGGCCCACAGATCCGCTAAGAGAGATAACCCACAATGCCTGCTGCTACCGCCGCCAGCCCATGGTACAAGCACCTTTGGCCCTGGATCATCATCGGCATCCTGACCACCTCGGTGTGCCTGAGCCTGACCATGGTCAGCATCGCTGTGCGCAACCCGGACAACCTGGTAAACGACAACTACTACGAGGCCGGGAAAGGCATCAACCGCTCGCTGGACCGTGAATTACTGGCGCAGAACCTGGGCCTTAAGGCCAGCCTGCACCTGGACGAGCTGACCGGTGAAGTGGACCTGCGCCTGACCGGCAATAGCGACCCACAAAGCTTGGAGCTGAACCTGATTTCGCCAACCCAGCCGGAGAAGGACCGCAAAGTGCTGCTGAGCCGGGTCGAGCCTGGGCGTTATGTGGGGCAGTTGGAAGACACGGTTGACGGGCGACGCTTTGTCGAGCTGCTGGGTAGCCAAAATGACCAGGTGTGGCGCCTGTTCGAGGAAGAGAAAGTGGAGCATGGTGTGACCTTGCAGCTGGGTGATGAAGCCCTCCAGGGCGCCGAACACCAATAACCGCACCACCGCCAATCCCTGTGGGAGCGGGCATGCCCGCGAATGCGATAGCTCAGGCAAAGGTGTTTTCAGGCCTGACGCTTTCGCGGGCACGCCCGCTCCCACAAGGTTTCATATCTGCCCGAGCAGAAGTGTTTGCCTTATGACCCAGCCCACCCCCTGCTACCACTGCGCCCTGCCCGTCCCCACCGGCGGCCGCTTCACCGCCGTGGTCCTCGGTGAGCCCCGGCAGTTCTGCTGCCCCGGCTGCCAAGCGGTGGCCGAGTCGATCGTCGCCGGCGGCCTGGAGCACTACTACCAGCACCGCAGCGACAACAGTGCCAACCCCGAAGCGCTGCCCAAACAACTGCAGGACGAACTGGCTCTGTACGACCGCAGCGACGTCCAGCAGACCTTCGTCCGCCATGCTGGCGACCTGGCCGAAACCACCTTGCTGGTCGAAGGCATCAGTTGCGCCGCCTGTGGCTGGCTGATCGAAAAGCACCTGCGCAACCTGCCCGGCGTCGCCGAGGCGCGCCTGAACCTGTCCAACCACCGCCTGCAGCTGAACTGGGACGACAAGCAACTGCCGCTGTCACGCCTGCTGGCCGAGCTGCGCCAGATCGGCTACGCCGCCCACCCCTACCAGCCGGACCAGGCCGCCGAGCAACTGGCCCGGGAAAACCGCAGCGCCCTGCGCCGCCTGGGCGTGGCCGGGCTGCTGTGGTTCCAGGCGATGATGGCAACCATGGCCACCTGGCCAGAATTCAACATCGACTTGTCGCCAGAGCTGCACACTATCCTGCGCTGGGTGGCGCTGTTCCTTACCATTCCCATCGTGTTCTACAGCTGCGCGCCGTTTTTCAAAGGCGCGGCACGCGACTTGCGCACCCGCCACCTGACCATGGACGTTTCGGTGTCACTGGCCATTGCCCTGGCGTTTGGCGCTGGCATCTGGACCGCCATCACCGGCAGCGGCGAGCTGTATTTCGACACCGTTGGCATGTTCGCGCTGTTCTTGCTCACCGGCCGTTATCTGGAGCGCCGCGCCCGCGAACGCACCGCAGCAGCCACTGCGCAGTTGGTCAACCTGCTACCCGCCTCGTGCCTGCGCCTGGACGCCCTGGGCCGTAGCGAGCGCATCCTGCTCAGCGAACTGCACTGTGGCGACACCGTGCAGGTGCTGCCAGGCGCGGTGATCCCGGCAGACGGGCGCATCGTCGAAGGCCGCTCCAGCGTCGACGAATCGTTGCTGACCGGCGAATACCTGCCGCAACCGCGCCGGGTTGGCGAACGGGTCACCGGCGGCACGCTTAATGTCGAAAGCACCCTGAACGTGGAGGTCGAAGCCCTCGGCCACGATTCGCGGCTGTCGGCCATCGTCCGCCTGCTGGAACGCGCCCAGACCGAAAAACCGCGCCTGGCCGAAATCGCTGACCGCGCCTCGCAATGGTTCCTGTTGTTCTCGCTGCTGGCCGCCGTGGTCATCGGCCTGGGGTGGTGGTACCTGGACCCGGCGCGGGCGTTCTGGATCGTGCTGGCCATGCTGGTGGCAACCTGCCCTTGCGCGCTATCGCTGGCCACGCCCACGGCGCTGACCGCTGCCACCGGCACCTTGCACAAGCTCGGCCTGCTGGTGACCCGTGGCCATGTGCTGGAAGGCTTGAACCAGATCGACACGGTGATTTTCGACAAGACTGGCACGCTGACCGAAGGGCGCCTGACGTTACGTAGCATTCGCCCGCTCGGCAGCCTGCCTGCCGACCGTTGCCTGGCCCTGGCGGCAGCACTGGAAAACCGCTCCGAACACCCCATTGCCCGCGCCTTTGGCCGCACCGCCACGCCTGCCGACGACGTGCAGACCGTGCCGGGCCTGGGCCTGGAAGGGCTGGTCGAAGGGCAACGCTTGCGCATAGGCCAAGCGACCTTCGTCTGCGCCCTGAGCGGCGCAGAAATCCCCGGCGTACCGGAACCGCGCGGCCAGTGGCTGCTGCTGGGCGACCGCCACGGGCCACTGGCCTGGTTCGGCCTGGACGACCGCCTGCGCGACGACGCCCCGGCCCTGCTGGCGGCCTGCAAGGCGCGTGGCTGGCGCACCCTGCTGCTGTCGGGCGACAGCTCGCCAATGGTCGCCGAAGTGGCAGCGCAGTTGGGCATCGACCAGGCTATCGGCGGCCTGCGCCCAGATGACAAACTGGACCGGCTGAAAGCGCTGCAGGCGACTGGGCGCAAGGTGCTGATGCTGGGCGACGGGGTCAACGACGTGCCGGTACTGGCGGCTGCCGACATCAGCATTGCCATGGGCAGCGCCACCGACCTGGCCAAGACCAGCGCCGATGCCGTGCTGCTGTCCAACCGCTTGCAGGCGCTGGTGCAAGCCTTTGAACTGGCCCGCCGTACCCGCCGCAACATCCTGGAGAACCTGCTGTGGGCGACGCTGTATAATGGCTTGATGTTGCCGTTTGCCGCGCTTGGCTGGATCACCCCGGTGTGGGCGGCCATCGGTATGTCGGTCAGCTCGCTGATCGTGGTGCTCAATGCCTTGCGCCTGACCCGCATGCCACTGGCAGCGGGCCTGCTGCCCCTTGAAGCCCCCTTGCCCGGGAGGAAGTCACCATGCCCGCCCTCTATGTCATGATCCCTGCAGCCCTGCTGCTGGTCGGCGTGGCCGTGTACATCTTCTTCTGGGCGGTGGACAGCGGCCAGTACGACGACCTTGAAGGCCCCGCCCATAGCATCCTGTTCGACGAACAGGACCCACGCCACCAGGCCGCGGTGAAACCTGACGACAGCCAAGCCAACACCGAAAAGGACCTGCCACCTCGTGCCTGACCTGCTTCCCCTGCTGGGTTCGGCAGTGGTCCTTGGCCTGCTTGGCGGCGGCCATTGCCTGGGCATGTGCGGCGGCCTGATGGGCGCGCTGACCCTGGCCATCCCGCCCGAACAGCGTGGCCGGCGCGTGCGCCTGCTGCTGGCATACAACCTTGGGCGGGTTCTCAGCTATGCCAGTGCCGGCCTGCTGCTGGGTCTGGCCGGCTGGGCCGTGGCCAGCAGCCCCGTGGCGCTGGCGCTGCGCGTGGTGGCAGCGCTGCTGTTGATCGCCATGGGGCTGTACCTGGCCGGTTGGTGGAGCGGCTTAACCCGCATCGAGGCGCTCGGCCGGGGGCTGTGGCGGCATATCCAGCCCGTGGCGTCGCGCTTGCTGCCGGTGTCCAGCCTGCCCCGCGCATTGCTGCTGGGGGCGCTGTGGGGGTGGCTGCCGTGCGGGTTGGTGTACAGCACCTTGCTGTGGGCGGCCAGCCAGGGCAATGCCGGGTACAGCGCGGCGCTGATGCTGGCGTT
Proteins encoded:
- the ccoN gene encoding cytochrome-c oxidase, cbb3-type subunit I, whose protein sequence is MSTAISPTAYNYKVVRQFAIMTVVWGILGMGLGVFIASQLVWPQLNLDLPWTSFGRLRPLHTNLVIFAFGGCALFGTSYYVVQRTCQTRLISDSMAAFTFWGWQAVIVGALITLPMGYTTTKEYAELEWPLAILLAVVWVTYGLVFFGTIVKRKTKHIYVGNWFYGAFIVVTAMLHIVNHISLPVSLFKSYSAYSGATDAMIQWWYGHNAVGFFLTTGFLGMMYYFVPKQAERPIYSYRLSIVHFWALITLYIWAGPHHLHYTALPDWAQSLGMVMSIILLAPSWGGMINGMMTLSGAWHKLRTDPILRFLVVSLAFYGMSTFEGPMMAIKTVNSLSHYTDWTIGHVHAGALGWVAMISIGAVYHMIPRLYGREQMHSVGLINAHFWLATIGTVLYIASMWVNGITQGLMWRAINDDGTLTYSFVEALQASHPGYIVRALGGAFFASGMLLMAYNVFRTVRAANPVQAEEAAKIVVVGAH
- a CDS encoding CcoQ/FixQ family Cbb3-type cytochrome c oxidase assembly chaperone, translating into MDIGMIRGLGTVVVMVAFVGLALWVFNPRRKKDFDEATQLPFADDPEASRHVEQAKASGSKQQ
- a CDS encoding sulfite exporter TauE/SafE family protein, producing the protein MPDLLPLLGSAVVLGLLGGGHCLGMCGGLMGALTLAIPPEQRGRRVRLLLAYNLGRVLSYASAGLLLGLAGWAVASSPVALALRVVAALLLIAMGLYLAGWWSGLTRIEALGRGLWRHIQPVASRLLPVSSLPRALLLGALWGWLPCGLVYSTLLWAASQGNAGYSAALMLAFGVGTWPVLLATGLAAERLNTLLKRRSVRVAGGVLVMLFGVWTLPGPHQHWLMGH
- the ccoS gene encoding cbb3-type cytochrome oxidase assembly protein CcoS, which produces MPALYVMIPAALLLVGVAVYIFFWAVDSGQYDDLEGPAHSILFDEQDPRHQAAVKPDDSQANTEKDLPPRA
- the ccoP gene encoding cytochrome-c oxidase, cbb3-type subunit III, producing the protein MTTFWSLYVTVLTLGTIFSLTWLLLSTRKGQREEVTDETVGHAFDGIEEYDNPLPKWWFWLFVGTIIFALGYLVLYPGLGNWKGILPGYSYLDNDKQTEFANGQPGWTGVHEWEKEMAKADARFGPIFAKFAAMPIEAVAKDPQALKMGARLFASNCSVCHGSDAKGAFGFPNLTDNDWRWGGEPDTIKTTIMGGRHGVMPAWAEVIGDQGVADVAAFVVSKLDGRTLPEGAKADVDNGQKIFAANCVACHGPEGKGTPAMGAPNLTHPQAFIYGSSFAQLQQTIRYGRQGQMPAQEQLQGNDKVHLLAAYVYSLSHQGEPTKAE
- a CDS encoding FixH family protein, producing MPAATAASPWYKHLWPWIIIGILTTSVCLSLTMVSIAVRNPDNLVNDNYYEAGKGINRSLDRELLAQNLGLKASLHLDELTGEVDLRLTGNSDPQSLELNLISPTQPEKDRKVLLSRVEPGRYVGQLEDTVDGRRFVELLGSQNDQVWRLFEEEKVEHGVTLQLGDEALQGAEHQ
- the ccoO gene encoding cytochrome-c oxidase, cbb3-type subunit II codes for the protein MKHEAVEKNIGLLAFFMVIAVSVGGLTQIVPLFFQDVTNKPVEGMKPRTALELEGRDIYIREGCVGCHSQMIRPFRAETERYGHYSVAGESVWDHPFLWGSKRTGPDLARVGGRYSDDWHRAHLYNPRNVVPESKMPSYPWLVENKLDGKDTAKKMEVLRTLGTPYTDADIAGARDAVKGKTEMDAIVAYLQGLGTIIKSKR
- the ccoG gene encoding cytochrome c oxidase accessory protein CcoG codes for the protein MSKQIPVHDVTPPASKGKDSVDLYASREKIYTRAFTGLFRRLRMVGGAVLFLLYFGTVWLNWGGHQAVWWNLPERKFYIFGATIWPQDFILLSGILIVAAFGLFFVTVYAGRVWCGYTCPQSVWTWIFMWCEKVTEGDRNQRMKLDKAPMSSNKFLRKFAKHSLWLLIGFVTGMTFVGYFSPIRELVIEFFTGQADGWAYFWVGFFTLATYGNAGWLREQVCVYMCPYARFQSVMFDKDTLIVSYDPRRGETRGPRKKDADYKAQGLGDCIDCTMCVQVCPTGIDIRDGLQIECIGCAACIDACDSIMDKMNYPKGLISYTTEHNLSGQKTHMLRPRLIGYALVLLVMIIGLATAFATRSLVGFDVSKDRVLYRENAQGRIENVYSLKVMNKDQRDHVYVLDAAGLPDLKLEGQREIRVAAGDIVSLPVQLSVAPEKLPSTTNEITFILKSADDSDAKVEAKSRFIGPQIR
- a CDS encoding heavy metal translocating P-type ATPase, encoding MTQPTPCYHCALPVPTGGRFTAVVLGEPRQFCCPGCQAVAESIVAGGLEHYYQHRSDNSANPEALPKQLQDELALYDRSDVQQTFVRHAGDLAETTLLVEGISCAACGWLIEKHLRNLPGVAEARLNLSNHRLQLNWDDKQLPLSRLLAELRQIGYAAHPYQPDQAAEQLARENRSALRRLGVAGLLWFQAMMATMATWPEFNIDLSPELHTILRWVALFLTIPIVFYSCAPFFKGAARDLRTRHLTMDVSVSLAIALAFGAGIWTAITGSGELYFDTVGMFALFLLTGRYLERRARERTAAATAQLVNLLPASCLRLDALGRSERILLSELHCGDTVQVLPGAVIPADGRIVEGRSSVDESLLTGEYLPQPRRVGERVTGGTLNVESTLNVEVEALGHDSRLSAIVRLLERAQTEKPRLAEIADRASQWFLLFSLLAAVVIGLGWWYLDPARAFWIVLAMLVATCPCALSLATPTALTAATGTLHKLGLLVTRGHVLEGLNQIDTVIFDKTGTLTEGRLTLRSIRPLGSLPADRCLALAAALENRSEHPIARAFGRTATPADDVQTVPGLGLEGLVEGQRLRIGQATFVCALSGAEIPGVPEPRGQWLLLGDRHGPLAWFGLDDRLRDDAPALLAACKARGWRTLLLSGDSSPMVAEVAAQLGIDQAIGGLRPDDKLDRLKALQATGRKVLMLGDGVNDVPVLAAADISIAMGSATDLAKTSADAVLLSNRLQALVQAFELARRTRRNILENLLWATLYNGLMLPFAALGWITPVWAAIGMSVSSLIVVLNALRLTRMPLAAGLLPLEAPLPGRKSPCPPSMS